GTCGGGCCGGTAGCCGGTGGCCCACACCACGGCGTCGAGCGGCGGCGTGGCCGCCCGGCGCCCCTGAATGCCGCCCGACGGCAGCGCCGCCTCGGCCCGGCCAATGAAGTGGGCATTGGCAAAGCGTCGCAGCCTGGCCAGGTCGCCGCTGACCACCGGCTCGGGGCTGCGGAACATCTTACGGCCCAGCGCCGTGTGGCGGGACACGCCCAGCAGCCGCGTCAGCATCAGGAAGGCCCACATAAAGTGGTTGTTGGGCATGGCGGGCGTTTGCTCGTCGAAAGCTACGAACACGGGCCGGCCGGTGGCGGCTACGTCGGCCGCGATTTGCAGGGCCGAGTTGCCGCTGCCCACCACGGCCACCGGGCCGGTGCCGGGCAGCTGGGCGGGGCGTTGGTAGTCGCGGCTGGGCAGTTGGGCCACGCTGGCCGGCAGTTGCGGGGCCCAGGCCGGAATGTTGGGCATGGTGTAGGGGCCCGTGGCTATTATCACTCGCTGGGCCGCGTAGGTCCGGCCCGCTTCGGTGTGCACCAGGTAGCCCACGCCGTCCGGCGCGGGGGCCACGCGGGTGACGCGCCGGTTGGGCTCGAGCGGGAAGCGGAAGTGCGCGGCATAGTCGCGCAGGTACGCGGCGGTTTCGTCCCGCGTGGGGTAATGCAGCGGGCTGCCGGGCCAGGGCCGGCCCGGCAGCCCACTCACCCAGGCCGGCGAAAACAGCCGCAGCGAATCGTAGCGGGCGCTCCAGGCGGCGCCGGCCTGCGTGGCCGCGTCCAGCACACGGAAATCGACCTGGTGCTGCTGTAGGTAATACGCGGCCGCCAGCCCCGCCTGGCCCGCCCCAATCACCACCGTATTGGTGCGAATGAGCGCCGGCGTGGGCGGGGAAAGCGGGTCAGGCTGGTGCGGGGTCACGGCGGGGGCTACTCGGGAAATTCGCTGCGCAGGTCGGCCATCACCTGCTCGGTGGTGGCGCGCACCTGGGCCACTTGCCGGGCGGCGTGGTCGGGTTCCGGAGCGTCGTCGCCGTAGGCTTCGATTTCGCGGATGAGGTGGCGCAGGCTCTCGACCTGCAGGCCGTCGAGCGAGCTTTTGAGGTGATGGGCGGCGTCGCCCACGGCTTCCCAGTCGGCGCGCGTCAGGGCTTCGTCGAGGGCAGTGAGGATGGCGGGCGTGGTTTGAATAAAGGCCCAGGCGAGGCGCCGGACCACAGCTTCGTCTTCGCGCACCAGCTGGCGCACGTTGCTCAAGTCGTAAAGAGGATTTGCAGCAGGCATCAGGTCGGAAGTAGAGGCGGGGAGGGCGGGTTGGGTGCGGTGCTGATGCTCGGCCAGCACGGTTTGCATGATGTCGAGGAGTTGTTCTTCGCGATAGGGTTTGGCAAGGTAGCCATTGAAACCAGCAGTTTGCAGGCGTTCGGCTTCGCCCGCTTGTGCCCGGGCAGTCAGGGCGATGATGGGCGTAGCGGCCCGGCTTGGGTTGGGGTGCTGGCGCAGGGCCCGGGCGGCGGTCTCGCCGTCCATGCCAGGCATTTGGATGTCCATGAGCACGAGGTCGAACGGGCGGTTCTCGAACAGCTGAATGGCGGCCGGCCCGCTGGCGGCCGTGGTCACTTGCCAGCCCCAGTTGCGCAGCACGGTTTCGGCCAGCAGGCTGTTCACCAGGTTGTCTTCGACCAGCAGAATGCGCCCGGTGACCGGCGGCACGGCACTGCCGGCGGGGCTTTCGGGGGCGCGGGCCGGAGCCGGGGGCACGGGCGGAAAAGCCAGGCAGAAGGCAAACGTGCTGCCCTGTCCTACCTCGCTGCTCACACGCAGCTCGCCGCCCATCAGCCGCACGAGGCCTTCCGAAATGCTCAGGCCCAGCCCCGAGCCGCCGTATTCGCGGTTGGTGCTGGCAGCAGCCTGCGTGAAGGGCTCAAATATTTTGTCCAGGGTTTCGGGCGCGATGCCCACACCGGTGTCGCTCACCGTGAACTGCAGCCATACCGTGCCCTCAGGTTCGGTGTGCTGCCGCGGTGGGGGCAGGGGCCGGCAGCGCAGCCGGACCGAACCAGTCTCGGTAAATTTGATGGCATTGCTTACCAGGTTGAGCAGCACCTGCCGGAGCCGGTACGCGTCACCGAGCACCAGGGGCAGGTCGGCAGGTTTTTCCACACGCAGGCGCAGTCCTTTTTCGCGGGCCCGGGGCCGGAGCAGGGCCGCGCAACCCGTGAGCAGCTCCTCGGGGTTGAAGGCAGTGCTTTCGGGGCGCAGCTTGCCAGCCCCTAGGCGGGCAGTGGTCAGCACGTCGTTGAGCACCGTGAGCAGGTGCTCGGCCGACTCGCCCAGCAGGCGCAGGTAGTCGTGCTGGCTGGTGCTGAGGTTGGTTTTGGCCAGCACCCCCGTCAGGCCCAGAATGCCATGGAGCGGCGTGCGGATTTCATGGCTCATGTTGGCCAGAAAGTCCTGCTTGGCCTGGGCGTCAACTTCAGCGGCGGCAATGGCGGCTTCCAGGGCCTGCTGGGTTCGTTTTAGTTCGGTGATGTTGCTGTCGATGCCCAAGACCTGCGCCGTGCCGTCGGAGCGGGTAAACAGCCGTTTGACGCTGCTGAACCAGGCCATCTGGCCATCGGGGTAGGTGTAGGATTCCTGCAGGGTCAGGTCCTGGCCGGTGGCCAGCACTTCCTGGTCCTGGGTACGGTAGCGGTCGGTTTCAGCGGTGGCAATGGCGGGCGCGTTGTCTTCGCCGTAGTGCACCAGCTCATCGGGCGTGAGGCCGAACAGAGCGGCCATGGCCACGTTGGCCAGCAGGTAGTTGCCCTGGCCGTCTTTCAGGTAAATGGGGTGGGGCAGGGCGTCGATAACCTGTCGGAACAGGCGGTGCTGCTCGGCGATGTGGGCCGTGGCCGCGCGGCTGCGCTGGTCCATGGCCCGGCGTTCGGTCACGTCTTCGGCCACCCCAATCAGACTGGTGACCT
This region of Hymenobacter sedentarius genomic DNA includes:
- a CDS encoding flavin-containing monooxygenase, translating into MTPHQPDPLSPPTPALIRTNTVVIGAGQAGLAAAYYLQQHQVDFRVLDAATQAGAAWSARYDSLRLFSPAWVSGLPGRPWPGSPLHYPTRDETAAYLRDYAAHFRFPLEPNRRVTRVAPAPDGVGYLVHTEAGRTYAAQRVIIATGPYTMPNIPAWAPQLPASVAQLPSRDYQRPAQLPGTGPVAVVGSGNSALQIAADVAATGRPVFVAFDEQTPAMPNNHFMWAFLMLTRLLGVSRHTALGRKMFRSPEPVVSGDLARLRRFANAHFIGRAEAALPSGGIQGRRAATPPLDAVVWATGYRPDYAWLDLPVLEPDGSPRHHRGLTEAPGVAFLGLNWLDSRRSALLNGAGADARRVVAALLRMPKSY
- a CDS encoding PAS domain-containing hybrid sensor histidine kinase/response regulator; amino-acid sequence: MMRRSRLPRQPRRPAVPAGRRTAQPTRHSAPARPSTGPNGAGVPLFGQGLADKVPLILFSYDVQHQRLLHCNRHCHTVLGYSSQELLALGSALGTKMLHAESLAQFHRSDINALLTEDRPLSWDCRLHHRDGSWRWLRIRLRASVVGPDGQVQELMGSAEDVTRHRAAVEELRQNRHLLRQVVDLVPNLIYIYDLAEERNTYANRRIEQLLGYTSEELLAFPNGYLLPNLMPAEELARLQAHFAAVARLPEGETLTLEFCVQHRSGFMRWLRSAHTPFARDANGQVTSLIGVAEDVTERRAMDQRSRAATAHIAEQHRLFRQVIDALPHPIYLKDGQGNYLLANVAMAALFGLTPDELVHYGEDNAPAIATAETDRYRTQDQEVLATGQDLTLQESYTYPDGQMAWFSSVKRLFTRSDGTAQVLGIDSNITELKRTQQALEAAIAAAEVDAQAKQDFLANMSHEIRTPLHGILGLTGVLAKTNLSTSQHDYLRLLGESAEHLLTVLNDVLTTARLGAGKLRPESTAFNPEELLTGCAALLRPRAREKGLRLRVEKPADLPLVLGDAYRLRQVLLNLVSNAIKFTETGSVRLRCRPLPPPRQHTEPEGTVWLQFTVSDTGVGIAPETLDKIFEPFTQAAASTNREYGGSGLGLSISEGLVRLMGGELRVSSEVGQGSTFAFCLAFPPVPPAPARAPESPAGSAVPPVTGRILLVEDNLVNSLLAETVLRNWGWQVTTAASGPAAIQLFENRPFDLVLMDIQMPGMDGETAARALRQHPNPSRAATPIIALTARAQAGEAERLQTAGFNGYLAKPYREEQLLDIMQTVLAEHQHRTQPALPASTSDLMPAANPLYDLSNVRQLVREDEAVVRRLAWAFIQTTPAILTALDEALTRADWEAVGDAAHHLKSSLDGLQVESLRHLIREIEAYGDDAPEPDHAARQVAQVRATTEQVMADLRSEFPE